In Zygosaccharomyces rouxii strain CBS732 chromosome F complete sequence, a single window of DNA contains:
- a CDS encoding uncharacterized protein (similar to uniprot|Q75E71 Ashbya gossypii ABL201W ABL201Wp and weakly similar to YNL234W uniprot|P53857 Saccharomyces cerevisiae YNL234W Similar to globins and has a functional heme-binding domain involved in glucose signaling or metabolism regulated by Rgt1p), which yields MSSLAKSSFYSPPDESQLEFIPSDFESINVGDVDVGTRSSWASSQKRGSHAQNLENNSYGKPAYPGNLEEMSSNRSASQFSEHSDVYTLSRMSSATSRSSLVQSVRYRIVLKLNPRERNLIRDSWAMILNDDSTNNIAAYSKIKQTQNKALMKPPLNMSVNSPQKMGRFTAHSRQGSLNSNHVVEPMTGVRSNAFTSSLFCSQFYANLLSMEPSLEQMFPSTKHQAVAFAGVLTAAISNLENLQVLETFLNGLGKRHSRILGIEPPHFELMGVAFLRTLQDRFGVHCTVELEDAWSKLYSYLANSILQFGIDPILHVRLDEDALELPIPNLVEHTPKTVIGFKKGGQFDQRSLGSGSMLSAKDELETASHNSQFEDLPTENPSIHESLPTPIKNHNYNPAPAPFWGNSFATTAASSPTKKPTLSPGKKAPQKKPEARRSFAKPMGSASNKDCVIM from the coding sequence ATGAGTAGTTTGGCAAAGTCAAGTTTTTACAGTCCGCCTGATGAGTCGCAGCTCGAGTTCATTCCCAGCGATTTCGAGTCTATTAACGTTGGTGATGTTGATGTGGGTACACGTTCATCATGGGCTTCAAGTCAGAAAAGAGGGTCACATGCCCAAAACTTAGAAAACAATAGCTATGGGAAGCCAGCATATCCTGGTAATCTAGAGGAAATGAGTAGTAATAGATCAGCTAGTCAATTCAGTGAGCATTCGGATGTATACACTCTGTCTAGAATGTCAAGTGCAACCTCACGGTCAAGTTTGGTGCAAAGCGTAAGATATAGAATTGTTCTAAAGCTAAATCCAAGGGAAAGGAATTTGATTAGGGATTCTTGGGCAATGATTTTGAACGATGATTCTACAAATAATATTGCGGcatattcaaaaattaaGCAGACTCAAAATAAGGCGTTGATGAAACCTCCACTGAACATGAGCGTAAATAGCCCACAAAAGATGGGTAGATTTACTGCACATTCAAGACAAGGTTCTTTGAACAGTAATCATGTGGTGGAGCCAATGACTGGTGTCAGATCGAATGCATTTACTAGTTCGTTATTTTGTTCACAATTCTACGCAAATCTATTGTCGATGGAACCATCTTTAGAACAAATGTTCCCTTCCACAAAGCATCAGGCTGTTGCGTTTGCAGGTGTGCTAACGGCTGCCATTAGCAATTTGGAGAATTTGCAAGTGTTGGAAACTTTTCTCAATGGGTTGGGTAAAAGACACTCCAGAATTCTTGGTATTGAGCCACCTCATTTTGAACTAATGGGTGTTGCATTTTTGAGAACTCTACAGGATAGATTCGGTGTTCATTGTACCGTTGAACTGGAAGATGCATGGTCGAAATTATATTCCTATTTGGCTAATAGTATCCTGCAATTCGGTATAGATCCCATTTTACATGTGCGGCTGGACGAAGATGCCTTGGAATTACCGATTCCGAATCTAGTCGAGCATACACCGAAGACGGTCATCGGTTTCAAAAAAGGAGGTCAATTCGATCAACGTTCGTTAGGCAGTGGTAGCATGTTAAGTGCTAAGGACGAACTTGAAACTGCTTCTCACAATTCACAATTCgaagatttaccaacaGAAAACCCATCTATACATGAGTCTTTACCAACTCCAATAAAGAACCACAATTACAACCCAGCACCCGCTCCATTTTGGGGGAACAGCTTTGCGACTACAGCCGCATCATCTCCTACAAAAAAACCTACATTGTCCCCTGGCAAGAAGGCTCCTCAGAAAAAACCCGAGGCGAGAAGGAGTTTTGCCAAACCAATGGGTTCTGCTTCTAATAAGGACTGTGTAATAATGTAA
- the SIN4 gene encoding Sin4p (similar to uniprot|P32259 YNL236W Saccharomyces cerevisiae SIN4 involved in positive and negative regulation of transcription): protein MNSIGQDLVSWSKTGLIAYGDSKSPEGNLCITFLETINGTNWRFHPVQRYIIHPQLHENGAVNGLGSNSGHTSGNGVRHGSVSGQTPSLTSGGNSDKHSHGFFYNVSSVHWNNWFSLPGDMLAVCDELGNMTMLISGQSPEGPSTIEKLTMLFQDNVYKIHNQLVPLRPTTVMTTTPSSTSSSSLGKMERKQTKKEYHTTILNFHWLSSSKPVICSQFCVFDVSSNTHRNKAQQIPPFGVFHPPFMKYACMAVRKNGQIDFWYQFSNSKDHKKITLQLQNSQNQRTKELDWLKCAKITPINDDQCMLISTYSKYFKRLSFYKLHINWNVNATTPTTLNDPSLKISHILDVVPDALDDEGRVLELAHLHVLSKSSVEKNPYPEILLVYNVFGTKNSLLKRFRLVQTQLGPDFVNILKSASFSSDSGSSTNQPLRSKHFSLLQTGSITFPNRVISMTSEMLDGLASFYFQDGSIVTYNQNDWKPESERLQNQSKQGKFRDMITSVLSAGLQFPKVPPSAAIEWLRISPSMGGVIVKLAKKNNPRFYAIQDKDYNDVNSDASNATTLAFGFVASTHRQLSSEDLSIACKTHVVRLTQLDEERARNFITTLISCIYSFFNVTPDAPKEIMDKMISSRPIQKTMLLQLELGCTFTKSNVYEMARVIMSLRNVLFAFNGVSRNLHFAVEQLSNSSLQQSNSKAFQTSFSKQDLVHSLIPIAKWFVKFVTYLIQEVILLINDPQDKSNTLVLGVFGARMPRTLILSILNEIKKVTQIVTKFPETSYPVLNESSKFLKMVLGESPVNFEKFETFLVDVNNKFSAFNEQQPSTLREPSLLVKAEIPSDVHKMGDFLLAYSNNAVISHVNATSVYFTDTSELRISHGEFFNPQLLKLLQPIDEGLVVDTDELPDDLKSSRSFCQVKFDTISFDHFTPEELSDGKLKRCCRCGCVTRAGYIISPNKTIVPTSIQTKRWPTMYTRICICSGFLYELND from the coding sequence ATGAATAGCATTGGGCAGGACCTAGTATCATGGTCAAAGACCGGCTTAATTGCCTATGGTGACTCAAAGTCTCCCGAAGGAAATCTTTGCATTACATTCCTTGAGACCATCAACGGAACAAATTGGAGGTTTCATCCGGTACAAAGATACATTATTCATCCTCAATTACATGAAAATGGTGCTGTGAATGGACTTGGTAGCAATAGCGGCCATACTAGTGGTAATGGAGTCCGTCATGGTAGCGTCTCTGGTCAAACACCATCGCTCACAAGTGGTGGGAATAGTGATAAGCATTCCCATGGATTCTTTTACAACGTGTCATCTGTACATTGGAACAATTGGTTCAGTCTCCCAGGTGATATGTTAGCAGTGTGTGATGAGTTAGGTAATATGACAATGCTGATCTCAGGTCAAAGTCCAGAGGGCCCATCTActattgagaaattgacCATGTTGTTCCAAGATAACGTTTACAAGATTCACAATCAACTTGTTCCTTTACGCCCTACTACTGTAATGACAACCACCCCATCATCTacgtcatcgtcatcattaGGTAAAATGGAGAGAAAGCAGACAAAAAAAGAGTACCATACGAcgattttaaattttcacTGGTTGAGTTCTTCCAAACCTGTTATCTGTTCCCAATTCTGTGTTTTTGATGTAAGTTCTAATACTCACAGGAATAAGGCTCAACAAATCCCACCATTTGGTGTTTTCCATCCACCTTTCATGAAATATGCATGTATGGCAGTGAGAAAAAATGGCCAGATAGATTTTTGGTAtcaattttccaactcCAAAGATCATAAAAAAATCACTTTACAACTACAAAATTCACAAAATCAGAGAACCAAGGAATTGGATTGGTTAAAATGTGCTAAGATTACACCAATCAATGATGATCAATGTATGCTAATTTCCACttattccaaatatttcaaaagattatcATTTTACAAACTTCATATCAATTGGAACGTCAATGCTACAACACCAACAACTTTAAATGATCCctcattaaaaatttctcACATTTTGGACGTTGTACCAGATGCActagatgatgaaggtaGAGTCCTCGAATTAGCTCACCTCCATGTTTTATCCAAGAGTTCAGTGGAGAAGAATCCATATCCAGAGATTTTACTTGTCTATAATGTTTTTGGTActaaaaattctcttttgaaGCGGTTCAGGTTGGTACAAACTCAGTTAGGGCCCGATTTCGTTAACATCTTGAAATCGGCATCATTTTCTTCCGACAGCGGCAGCTCTACAAACCAACCGCTGCGATCGAAACATTTCAGTCTTCTACAGACTGGATCGATAACATTTCCCAACAGAGTGATTTCTATGACTTCAGAGATGCTCGATGGGCTTGCATCTTTTTATTTCCAAGATGGGTCCATAGTGACCTATAACCAAAACGATTGGAAACCTGAAAGTGAAAGGTTACAGAACCAAAGTAAACAGGGTAAATTCCGTGATATGATAACTTCTGTCTTAAGTGCAGGTTTACAATTCCCCAAAGTACCACCTTCTGCCGCCATCGAATGGTTGAGAATCTCACCATCCATGGGTGGTGTTATTGTAAAATtggcaaagaaaaataatcCAAGGTTCTACGCCATACAAGATAAAGACTATAACGATGTGAATTCCGATGCTTCCAATGCCACGACTTTggcatttggatttgttgCCAGTACGCATAGGCAATTATCATCAGAAGATTTATCGATTGCATGCAAGACTCATGTAGTAAGACTAACACAACtcgatgaagaaagagctagaaatttcatcacaACATTAATATCATGTATCTACTCTTTCTTCAACGTGACTCCAGATGCTCCGAAGGAAATCATGGATAAAATGATTTCTAGTAGACCCATTCAAAAGACGATGCTCTTACAATTGGAATTAGGATGTACTTTCACCAAGAGTAACGTTTATGAAATGGCCAGAGTGATAATGTCATTAAGGAACGTATTATTTGCCTTCAACGGGGTTTCGCGTAATCTACACTTTGCCGTTGAACAATTGAGTAATAGTTCACTACAACAATCAAACAGTAAAGCATTCCAAACCTCGTTCTCCAAGCAAGATTTGGTGCATTCTTTAATCCCGATCGCGAAATGGTTTGTTAAATTTGTCACATATCTGATACAAGAAGTAATCTTATTGATTAATGATCCCCAGGATAAATCTAATACACTAGTCCTAGGAGTATTCGGGGCTAGAATGCCGCGCACTTTAATACTTTCCATTctcaatgaaattaaaaaagTGACCCAAATTGTAACTAAATTTCCAGAGACTTCGTACCCAGTTTTGAACGAATcctctaaatttttaaagatGGTCCTTGGAGAATCACCAGTtaattttgagaaattcgAGACTTTCTTAGTGGATGTTAATAACAAGTTTTCGGCCTTCAACGAACAACAACCATCCACTTTAAGAGAACCTTCATTATTAGTTAAAGCTGAAATTCCCTCCGATGTTCACAAGATGGGAGATTTCCTACTAGCCTATTCCAACAATGCAGTAATTTCTCATGTTAACGCAACTTCTGTGTATTTCACGGATACCAGTGAATTGAGAATTTCTCACGGTGAGTTCTTCAACCCTCAACTGCTAAAATTACTTCAACCAATTGACGAAGGCTTAGTAGTAGATACTGATGAATTGCCAGACGATCTCAAGTCATCTAGATCTTTTTGTCAAGTGAAGTTCGATACTATATCTTTCGATCACTTCACCCCAGAAGAATTGTCCGACgggaaattgaaaagatgcTGCAGATGCGGATGCGTTACGAGAGCCGGCTACATCATTTCACCTAACAAAACTATAGTTCCCACAAGCATACAAACCAAAAGATGGCCAACTATGTACACTAGGATTTGCATATGTTCGGGATTTCTCTACGAACTAAATGATTAA
- the YTP1 gene encoding Ytp1p (similar to uniprot|P53584 Saccharomyces cerevisiae YNL237W): MYQLNMSLLWRLRYLLVSLALVNAVRAHGDMNPDNLEGLTSPDIQSAGPRSFHWICTVLFLLLLPSVVTCLTFAGKIYSAVVFQSVCGIYAILEAAIFRFNDNNGIENRTSRGTAWVLALLVWTAIFFGGLASGTSVLIKNKKLQAFVSRTGESKLAYVHRALSFASILAGWVKVCISPVAMFGFCREQHTGQCIAHGIMGSSFILYGFIYTLVLVIPWIRNAKTSYTQDHIDSWIMCIWGIVNTFTEHRWGKSWKMSEYEHTAMGVLWWSGGLLGIFLSRGGRRTFIPSLIIVFTGWAMSQHTQSLVISTKVHFLFGIVLMFGGALRIVEIAFLLKDRRTLDKIQSFQYLPPFCLVCSGVLFMGATEEQLELVLRFKAGYSSYSLLLISGSFMVYLWILICLEFYLHLVRATEDGLFYGYSSIANVHPETEFELDDAIQEEQQSDSVEPGRLET; the protein is encoded by the coding sequence ATGTATCAGCTCAATATGAGTTTGCTGTGGAGGCTAAGATACCTACTTGTGTCATTGGCGCTCGTCAATGCAGTACGGGCCCATGGTGATATGAATCCAGATAATCTGGAAGGTTTAACTAGTCCTGACATTCAATCTGCAGGTCCAAGATCATTCCATTGGATATGTACAGTTTTATTCCTGCTGCTACTGCCATCGGTAGTGACATGTCTGACGTTTGCAGGTAAGATTTACTCTGCAGTCGTATTCCAATCGGTTTGTGGTATTTATGCTATCTTAGAAGCTGCCATTTTTAGGTTtaatgataacaatggtATCGAAAATAGGACTTCTAGAGGTACTGCATGGGTTTTAGCCCTATTGGTTTGGACTGCTATTTTTTTTGGTGGCCTGGCAAGTGGAACTAGTGTACTCATtaaaaacaagaaattacaGGCATTTGTTAGCCGTACGGGTGAGTCTAAACTTGCATATGTACATCGTGCACTTTCATTTGCCAGTATTTTAGCGGGATGGGTCAAAGTCTGTATATCACCGGTAGCCATGTTTGGATTCTGCCGTGAACAACATACTGGTCAGTGTATTGCTCATGGTATTATGGGATCATCCTTCATCCTCTATGGATTCATCTATACCCTAGTTCTCGTGATCCCATGGATTAGAAATGCCAAGACCTCATATACTCAAGACCACATCGATAGTTGGATTATGTGCATTTGGGGGATCGTCAACACCTTCACTGAACATAGATGGGGTAAAAGCTGGAAGATGAGTGAGTATGAACATACCGCTATGGGTGTTCTATGGTGGAGTGGTGGATTGCTTGGTATTTTTTTGAGCAGAGGCGGTAGACGTACCTTTATACCCAGTTTGATAATAGTCTTTACTGGTTGGGCCATGTCACAGCACACCCAATCCTTGGTTATAAGTACTAAGGTCCACTTCTTATTTGGTATTGTACTCATGTTTGGTGGTGCTCTCAGAATTGTGGAAATCGCATTCCTCTTAAAAGATAGAAGAACATTGGATAAGATTCAATCCTTCCAATatttaccaccattttGTCTCGTATGCTCTGGTGTCTTGTTTATGGGAGCCactgaagaacaattagAATTGGTACTAAGATTCAAAGCTGGGTATAGCTCCTATAGTTTGCTGTTAATTTCAGGTTCGTTTATGGTTTACTTGTGGATTTTAATATGTCTGGAATTTTATTTGCACCTGGTACGAGCTACAGAAGACGGTTTATTTTATGGATATTCAAGTATAGCTAACGTGCATCCTGAGACtgaatttgaattagaTGATGCCattcaagaagaacaacaaaGTGATTCTGTGGAGCCTGGACGCCTTGAAACCTAA